A window of Cryptomeria japonica chromosome 3, Sugi_1.0, whole genome shotgun sequence contains these coding sequences:
- the LOC131874573 gene encoding uncharacterized protein LOC131874573, with the protein MVDAITICGAGFKAPSEGDLRGPILSQMVDDVKKDLDEQRHIWSTKGCTIMTDGWTDRRNRTLLNFLVSSAGGTVFIKSIDASAHCKNATYLCEKIEEVIEDVGEENVV; encoded by the exons atggttgatgccattaccatatgcggggcggggttcaaagcccctagtgagggtgatttgaggggacccattttgtctcaaatggtggatgatgtgaaaaaggatttagatgaacaacgccacatatggagcactaaaggttgcaccatcatgactgatggttggacggataggagaaatagaactctccttaattttcttgtttcttccgcag ggggcaccgttttcatcaagtccattgatgcctccgcccattgcaagaatgccacctacctatgtgagaagatagaggaggtgattgaagatgtgggtgaggagaacgtggtataG